The following coding sequences are from one Lolium rigidum isolate FL_2022 chromosome 6, APGP_CSIRO_Lrig_0.1, whole genome shotgun sequence window:
- the LOC124663672 gene encoding bromodomain adjacent to zinc finger domain protein 2B-like, protein MASPSTSTKTTTFALPRLRDLIEHDDEEDELVEEEEDDNDEDDWDVSRRMSRLSVAGSDGDDADDEDDGRRGVDDEDEEDDDEVRSDGAHGEYGSRPWHPYGSPGHLQPPSSASLPGTPERGAPFQSQSPWGYGYSKDYASETEAARWPGVAGPHEMRRQQHRRQRMMREVWLDRAWQMRKQRRELGERGDQATVLVGGKGGGESPARAGGVAMDMDELRACKDLGFDLPCDWTVEIPSYAVPAVDTGSSGGNSPASAGSWRISSPGDDPKEVKARLKVWAQAVALTSASRLGA, encoded by the exons ATGGCATCCCCGTCAACGTCCACAAAGACGACGACGTTCGCGCTGCCGAGGCTCCGGGATCTCATCGagcacgacgacgaggaggatgagctcgtcgaggaggaggaggacgacaacgATGAGGACGACTGGGACGTGAGCAGGCGCATGTCCCGCCTCTCCGTCGCCGGATCCGACGgtgacgacgccgacgacgaggacgacgggcgCAGAGgcgtcgacgacgaggatgaagaggacgacgacgaggtgaGGTCGGATGGTGCCCACGGCGAGTACGGGAGCCGGCCGTGGCACCCGTACGGGAGCCCGGGACACCTGCAGCCCCCCTCGTCGGCGTCCCTACCGGGCACCCCGGAGCGCGGGGCGCCGTTTCAGTCGCAGTCGCCGTGGGGCTAcggctactccaaggactacgcgAGCGAGAcggaggcggcgcggtggccgggcGTGGCCGGCCCGCACGAGATGCGCAGGCAGCAGCACCGTCGGCAGCGGATGATGCGCGAGGTGTGGCTGGACCGCGCGTGGCAGATGCGGAAGCAGCGGCGGGAGCTGGGCGAGCGCGGCGACCAGGCGACGGTGCTGGTCGGCGGGAAGGGCGGCGGCGAGTCCCCCGCGCGGGCCGGCGGCGTTGCCATGGATATGGACGAGCTGCGCGCCTGCAAGGACCTCGGCTTCGACTTGCCGTGCGACTGGACGGTGGAGATCCCCAGCTACGCGGTCCCCGCCGTCGACACCGGCAGCAGTGGCGGCAACTCGCCGGCCTCGGCCGGCAGCTGGCGCATCTCCAGCCCCG GAGATGATCCCAAGGAAGTCAAGGCGAGGCTCAAAGTGTGGGCCCAGGCAGTGGCGCTGACATCTGCTTCTCGGCTCGGCGCTTGA